A region of Phalacrocorax carbo chromosome 9, bPhaCar2.1, whole genome shotgun sequence DNA encodes the following proteins:
- the LOC135314921 gene encoding inositol 1,4,5-trisphosphate receptor-interacting protein-like 1: MAATEFLIRVLLGTIWYPQKVGDELDEATRERMQQRAQLLSLEMSRLLQELKQSSQRQRSQVQTSQEPSVMTWGALLFAALQQRQFWAIAGVLVLLFGLWWWLSRRSHETDRCSKKGSCRKKGHRQEQEGKPSVALDMGRILAERLLDVPESFVMVEELVDELLRTCRRLCRNSFMPRLMPAIGEGSFCQGWSPREDDAVYRLLVPLQAPRGHAFHLELGTDEEMPARNSRLRVELVCTCMRERLVKDMLCFLHHPKEELRRNQGPSLLGTLCTGPYLDVEKTTRWFQILVRAAWRVLPRSRHSRLTALPSRRSCKLRVVDASDSPLLIEMLFGVQQGDSDTFLSIE, from the coding sequence ATGGCTGCCACAGAATTCCTCATCCGGGTTCTGCTAGGGACCATTTGGTACCCGCAGAAGGTTGGTGATGAGCTGGATGAGGCCACGCGCGAGCGCATGCAGCAACGTGCGCAGCTGCTGAGCTTGGAGATGtctcggctgctgcaggagctgaagcagagcagccagaggcAAAGGAGCCAGGTTCAGACGAGCCAAGAGCCAAGCGTCATGAcctggggagctctgctctttgctgccttgcagcagcgaCAGTTCTGGGCCATTGCTGgagtcctggtcctgctctttGGGCTCTGGTGGTGGCTCAGCAGAAGGAGCCATGAGACCGACAGatgcagcaagaaaggcagttgcagaaagaaggggcacaggcaggagcaagaaggaaaacccagtgTTGCTCTGGATATGGGCAGAATTTTGGCGGAGCGCCTTCTGGACGTGCCAGAATCATTTGtcatggtggaggagctggtggatgaacTTCTGCGTACCTGCCGAAGACTCTGCAGGAATAGTTTCATGCCGCGACTGATGCCAGCCATTGGGGAGGGCAGTTTCTGCCAAGGCTGGAGTCCCCGTGAGGATGACGCCGTCTACCGCCTGCTCGTGCCCCTGCAGGCCCCCCGCGGGCACGCCTTCCACCTCGAGCTGGGCACTGATGAGGAGATGCCGGCAAGGAACTCCCGCCTCCGCGTGGAGCTGGTGTGTACCTGCATGAGGGAGCGGCTGGTGAAGgacatgctgtgcttcctccaccaccccaaggaggagctgaggagaaatCAGGGTCCCAGCCTGCTAGGCACCCTCTGCACCGGCCCCTACCTAGACGTGGAGAAAACCACACGCTGGTTCCAAATATTGGTACGTGCAGCCTGGCGGGTTTTGCCTCGGTCGCGACACAGCCGCCTCACAGCGCTGCCCTCCAGGCGCTCCTGCAAGCTCCGGGTTGTGGATGCTTCTGATAGTCCCCTCCTGATTGAGATGCTGTTTGGGGTGCAGCAAGGTGACTCGGACACCTTCCTGAGCATCGAgtag
- the LOC135314922 gene encoding inositol 1,4,5-trisphosphate receptor-interacting protein-like 1 encodes MAATEFLIRVLLGTIWYPQKVGDELDEATRERMQQRAQLLSLEMSRLLQELKQSSQRQRSQVQTSQEPSVMTWGALLFAALQQRQFWAIAGVLVLLFGLWWWLSRRSHETDTCSKKGSCRKKGHRQEQEGKPSVALDMGRILAERLLDVPESFVMVEELVDELLRTCRRLCRNSFMPRLMPAIGEGSFCQGWSPREDDAVYRLLVPLQAPRGHAFHLELGTDEEMPARNSRLRVELVCTCMRERLVKDMLCFLHHPKEELRRNQGPSLLGTLCTGPYLDVEKTTRWFQILVRAAWRVLPRSRHSRLTVLPSRRSCKLRVVDASDSLLLIEMLFGVQQGDSDTFLSIE; translated from the coding sequence ATGGCTGCCACAGAATTCCTCATCCGGGTTCTGCTAGGGACCATTTGGTACCCGCAGAAGGTTGGTGATGAGCTGGATGAGGCCACGCGCGAGCGCATGCAGCAACGTGCGCAGCTGCTGAGCTTGGAGATGtctcggctgctgcaggagctgaagcagagcagccagaggcAAAGGAGCCAGGTTCAGACGAGCCAAGAGCCAAGCGTCATGAcctggggagctctgctctttgctgccttgcagcagcgaCAGTTCTGGGCCATTGCTGgagtcctggtcctgctctttGGGCTCTGGTGGTGGCTCAGCAGAAGGAGCCATGAGACCGACACatgcagcaagaaaggcagttgcagaaagaaggggcacaggcaggagcaagaaggaaaacccagtgTTGCTCTGGATATGGGCAGAATTTTGGCGGAGCGCCTTCTGGACGTGCCAGAATCATTTGtcatggtggaggagctggtggatgaacTTCTGCGTACCTGCCGAAGACTCTGCAGGAATAGTTTCATGCCGCGACTGATGCCAGCCATTGGGGAGGGCAGTTTCTGCCAAGGCTGGAGTCCCCGTGAGGATGACGCCGTCTACCGCCTGCTCGTGCCCCTGCAGGCCCCCCGCGGGCACGCCTTCCACCTCGAGCTGGGCACTGATGAGGAGATGCCGGCAAGGAACTCCCGCCTCCGCGTGGAGCTGGTGTGTACCTGCATGAGGGAGCGGCTGGTGAAGgacatgctgtgcttcctccaccaccccaaggaggagctgaggagaaatCAGGGTCCCAGCCTGCTAGGCACCCTCTGCACCGGCCCCTACCTAGACGTGGAGAAAACCACACGCTGGTTCCAGATATTGGTACGTGCAGCCTGGCGGGTTTTGCCTCGGTCGCGACACAGCCGCCTCAcagtgctgccctccaggcgctcctgcaagctccgggttgtggatgcttctgatagtctcctcctgattgagatgctgtttggggtgcagcaaggtgactcggacaccttcctgagcatcgagtag
- the LOC135314923 gene encoding LOW QUALITY PROTEIN: inositol 1,4,5-trisphosphate receptor-interacting protein-like (The sequence of the model RefSeq protein was modified relative to this genomic sequence to represent the inferred CDS: substituted 1 base at 1 genomic stop codon) — protein MQGENPPHRGRALLPRPSSSPASACVRTHRWPRLRQSASRARPPASPAPRPHPGAATHSSPGSQSPDSQKAQTHPAGQGRVTRFGEITLLTINSVHLGWRRRDFLLRLQDTMRYLRCCLEENRLDHLFSGNENMPQEIILPPAFQTAEPLNLSQEGTLAMAATEFLIRVLLGTIWYPQKVGDELDEATRERMQQRAQLLSLEMSRLLQELEQSSQEQSNVAWGALLFAALQQRQFWAIAGVLVLLFGLWWWLSRRSHETDTCSKKGSCRKKGHRQEQEGKPSVALDVGRILAERLLDVPESFVMVEELVDELLRTCRRLCRNSFMPRLMPAIGEGSFCQGWSPREDDAVYRLLVPLQAPRGHAFHLELGTDEEMPARNSRLRVELVCTCTRERLAKDMLCFLHHPKEELRRNQGPSLLGTLCTGPYLDVEKTTRWFQILVRAAWQVLPRSRHSRLTVLPSRRSCKLRVVDASDSLLLIEMLFGVQQGDSDTFLSIEXAEARLTISGTWPESCAMAEVHIFTHRARRGGTPRGAGPAEPSTLDTENTQLRQQWELLLRLSCAEEARPGERGPMQLKGPLQGGLRQRHPLPAGR, from the exons ATGCAGGGTGAGAACCCACCCCACCGGGGGCGCGCGCTTCTGCCCCGGCCCTcgtccagcccagcctctgcctgcgtGCGCACTCACCGCTGGCCCAGGCT gcgcCAGAGCGCATCACGGGCACGCCCGCCGGCCAgccccgcccctcggccccaccccggagcagcaactcacagctccccaggcagccagagccctgACAGCCAGAAAGCGCAGACCCACCCGGCAGGACAAGGCCGGGTGACTCGATTTGGGGAAATTACTTTATTAACAATCAACTCGGTTCACTTGG GCTGGCGCAGGAGGGATTTCCTGCTGCGGCTGCAGGATACCATGAGATACCTgcgctgctgcctggaggagaatcGCCTTGACCACCTCTTCTCTGGCAATGAGAACATGCCCcaggagatcatcttgcccccTGCCTTCCAAACAGCTGAACCCCTCAACCTTTCCCAGGAAGGAACGCta gcCATGGCTGCCACAGAATTCCTCATCCGGGTTCTGCTAGGGACCATTTGGTACCCGCAGAAGGTCGGTGATGAGCTGGATGAGGCCACGCGTGAGCGCATGCAGCAACGTgcgcagctgctgagcctggagatgtctcggctgctgcaggagctggagcagagcagccaggagcagagcaatgtggcctggggagctctgctctttgctgccttgcagcagcgaCAGTTCTGGGCCATTGCTGgagtcctggtcctgctctttGGGCTCTGGTGGTGGCTCAGCAGAAGGAGCCATGAGACCGACACatgcagcaagaaaggcagttgcagaaagaaggggcacaggcaggagcaagaaggaaaacccagtgTTGCTCTGGATGTGGGCAGAATTTTGGCGGAGCGCCTTCTGGACGTGCCAGAATCATTTGtcatggtggaggagctggtggatgaacTTCTGCGTACCTGCCGAAGACTCTGCAGGAATAGTTTCATGCCGCGACTGATGCCAGCCATTGGGGAGGGTAGTTTCTGCCAAGGCTGGAGTCCCCGTGAGGATGACGCCGTCTACCGCCTGCTCGTGCCCCTGCAGGCCCCCCGCGGGCACGCCTTCCACCTCGAGCTGGGCACTGATGAGGAGATGCCGGCAAGGAACTCCCGCCTCCGCGTGGAGCTGGTGTGTACCTGCACGAGGGAGCGGCTGGCGAAGgacatgctgtgcttcctccaccaccccaaggaggagctgaggagaaatCAGGGTCCCAGCCTGCTAGGCACCCTCTGCACCGGCCCCTACCTAGACGTGGAGAAAACCACACGTTGGTTCCAGATATTGGTACGTGCTGCCTGGCAGGTTTTGCCTCGGTCGCGACACAGCCGCCTCAcagtgctgccctccaggcgctcctgcaagctccgggttgtggatgcttctgatagtctcctcctgattgagatgctgtttggggtgcagcaaggtgactcggacaccttcctgagcatcgagtaggcagaggccaggcttaCCATCAGCGGGACGtggccagagagctgtgctaTGGCAGAGGTGCACATCTTCACGCACAGGGCCAGGCGTGGCGGCACTCCCCGGGGAGCTGGTCCTGCAGAACCAAGCACGCTGGACACGGAGAACACACAGCTCCGTCAGCAGTGGGAATTGCTGCTGCGCCTTTCCTGCGCAGAAGAAGCACGCCCTGGGGAGCGGGGCCCCATGCAGCTGAAGGGGCCGTTGCAAGGAGGCTTGCGACAGAGACACCCGTTGCCTGCTGGACGGTGA
- the LOC135314924 gene encoding inositol 1,4,5-trisphosphate receptor-interacting protein-like 1, giving the protein MAATEFLIRVLLGTIWYPQKVGDELDEATRERMQQRAQLLSLEMSRLLQELKQSSQRQRSQVQTSQEPSVMTWGALLFAALQQRQFWAIAGVLVLLFGLWWWLSRRSHETDRCSKKGSCRKKGHRQEQEEKPSVALDMGRILAERLLDVPESFVMVEELVDELLRTCRRLCRNSFMPRLMPAIGEGSFCQGWSPREDDAVYRLLVPLQAPRGHAFHLELGTDEEMPARNSRLRVELVCTCMRERLVKDMLCFLHHPKEELRRNQGPSLLGTLCTGPYLDVEKTTRWFQILVRAAWRVLPRSRHSRLTVLPSRRSCKLRVVDASDSLLLIEMLFGVQQGDSDTFLSIE; this is encoded by the coding sequence ATGGCTGCCACAGAATTCCTCATCCGGGTTCTGCTAGGGACCATTTGGTACCCGCAGAAGGTTGGTGATGAGCTGGATGAGGCCACGCGCGAGCGCATGCAGCAACGTGCGCAGCTGCTGAGCTTGGAGATGtctcggctgctgcaggagctgaagcagagcagccagaggcAAAGGAGCCAGGTTCAGACGAGCCAAGAGCCAAGCGTCATGAcctggggagctctgctctttgctgccttgcagcagcgaCAGTTCTGGGCCATTGCTGgagtcctggtcctgctctttGGGCTCTGGTGGTGGCTCAGCAGAAGGAGCCATGAGACCGACAGatgcagcaagaaaggcagttgcagaaagaaggggcacaggcaggagcaagaagaaaaacccagtGTTGCTCTGGATATGGGCAGAATTTTGGCGGAGCGCCTTCTGGACGTGCCAGAATCATTTGtcatggtggaggagctggtggatgaacTTCTGCGTACCTGCCGAAGACTCTGCAGGAATAGTTTCATGCCGCGACTGATGCCAGCCATTGGGGAGGGCAGTTTCTGCCAAGGCTGGAGTCCCCGTGAGGATGACGCCGTCTACCGCCTGCTCGTGCCCCTGCAGGCCCCCCGCGGGCACGCCTTCCACCTCGAGCTGGGCACTGATGAGGAGATGCCGGCAAGGAACTCCCGCCTCCGCGTGGAGCTGGTGTGTACCTGCATGAGGGAGCGGCTGGTGAAGgacatgctgtgcttcctccaccaccccaaggaggagctgaggagaaatCAGGGTCCCAGCCTGCTAGGCACCCTCTGCACCGGCCCCTACCTAGACGTGGAGAAAACCACACGCTGGTTCCAGATATTGGTACGTGCAGCCTGGCGGGTTTTGCCTCGGTCGCGACACAGCCGCCTCAcagtgctgccctccaggcgctcctgcaagctccgggttgtggatgcttctgatagtctcctcctgattgagatgctgtttggggtgcagcaaggtgactcggacaccttcctgagcatcgagtag